From Debaryomyces hansenii CBS767 chromosome C complete sequence, a single genomic window includes:
- a CDS encoding DEHA2C04224p (weakly similar to uniprot|P53165 Saccharomyces cerevisiae YGL066W SGF73) translates to MSTGRSKQAISLASVHSLNNNESNKKPIVWKDFGVYLDKKLDTHLNPDIGDTLAASSLINKSSSDNSYLSQVIKYKVCKSCNRPIGDKSLESHFSKCSEMKHKKQQEEDSSSSNYNNSTNKRKRGRGAANPLLDIEPSSADSSRNTTPISGTPVSTNGLAKPKKKYKKSQTQKEKEAANAAAAAANSNGSSVPSSAGTGNGVGKKKKQPKPKNSTKPKGPVDVEKQCGVPLPSGGYCARSLTCKTHSMGAKRAVLGRSAPYDVLLQQYQKRNQAKLAANNALAVQRRENAAFNGGNENDEDGMASNGMYNKVLDADEETHLVLEGVSKNYPIPLERKVMLPTRNRHKFLYMREAYANALINTGNNNTTSNSSASNSSSDSTLANQAISGSMGGLQGRCALVNVDQGTSNGDSLTQNISSIVGEMYSVRAPSKAILLTSQHNTMQQQLFQQQIMKLQQQQMMLMKQRQARAQQQQQQQKQQQQT, encoded by the coding sequence ATGTCCACTGGTAGATCCAAACAAGCCATATCTTTAGCTAGTGTACATTCGCTTAACAATAACGAGTCAAATAAAAAGCCTATTGTGTGGAAAGACTTTGGAGTTTATCTTGATAAGAAATTGGATACGCATTTGAATCCAGATATTGGTGATACTCTAGCAGCTTCAAGTTTAATTAATAAGTCGTCACTGGATAATTCTTATTTGTCACAAGTTATCAAGTACAAAGTTTGCAAATCTTGTAACAGACCGATTGGAGATAAAAGTTTAGAGAgccatttttcaaagtgTTCGGAAATGAAGCACAAGAAACagcaagaagaagattcaaGTTCCAGTAACTATAACAATAGCACTAATAAGCGGAAAAGAGGGAGAGGTGCCGCTAATCCATTATTAGATATTGAACCTTCATCGGCTGACTCGTCAAGAAATACCACACCGATTTCAGGTACGCCGGTATCCACCAATGGTTTAGCAAAACCCAAgaaaaaatacaaaaagtCACAGACCCAGAAGGAGAAGGAAGCTGCCAatgcagcagcagcagcagctaATTCTAATGGTAGTTCCGTTCCGTCATCAGCTGGTACTGGTAATGGAGTTGggaagaaaaagaaacaaCCAAAACCTAAGAACCTGACTAAACCTAAGGGACCagttgatgttgaaaaacAATGTGGTGTTCCATTACCATCTGGTGGGTACTGTGCAAGATCCTTGACGTGTAAAACCCATTCTATGGGGGCCAAGAGAGCAGTCTTGGGCAGAAGTGCTCCATATGACGTCTTGTTACAACAATATCAGAAACGAAATCAAGCCAAGTTGGCAGCAAATAATGCACTTGCAGTTCAAAGAAGGGAAAATGCAGCGTTTAACGGAGGAAACGAAaacgatgaagatggtATGGCATCCAATGGCATGTACAATAAGGTATTGGATGCTGATGAAGAGACACATCTTGTCTTAGAGGGagtttcaaaaaattatcctATACCATTAGAAAGAAAAGTTATGTTGCCTACTAGAAACCGTCATAAATTCTTGTATATGAGAGAAGCATATGCTAATGCATTAATCAATACTGGTAATAACAATACTACAAGTAATAGTTCTGCCAGTAATTCTTCAAGTGATCTGACATTAGCAAACCAAGCCATTTCAGGATCTATGGGCGGACTTCAAGGTCGTTGTGCGTTAGTAAATGTCGACCAAGGCACAAGTAATGGGGATTCTTTAACGCAGAACATTTCATCCATTGTCGGAGAAATGTACCTGGTAAGAGCGCCGCTGAAAGCAATTTTACTTACTTCCCAGCATAATACAATGCAGCAACAATTGTTCCAacaacaaataatgaaattgcaacaacaacaaatgaTGCTTATGAAGCAGCGTCAAGCTAGAGcgcaacaacaacagcaacaacaaaagCAACAACAGCAGACCTGA
- a CDS encoding DEHA2C04246p (similar to uniprot|P38991 Saccharomyces cerevisiae YPL209C IPL1 Aurora kinase involved in regulating kinetochore-microtubule attachments) codes for MYCRVFTHFSLYRLYTLSDNININKTNHNKSIGLHQHRVNYMPRSMTASSSQLKRIETRIESLSESLSKSNARKPLGKFQLNTFDNNKITKLQNEKVRPSKSSHIPVKSPIRKKGHSPAQVLQNERMDTKLLLQKLPSASRHMTLDDFEIGKVLGKGKLGKVYCVKHKTSGYIAALKVMAKKDLIDLKLEKNFRREIEIQSNLIHPKISRLYGFFYDHKNVYLILEYSIHGELYHHLKVQRRFNDATASHYIYQVALALDYLHTKHIIHRDIKPENILLSTDNCIKLSDFGWSVKSSPSSSTKRLTICGTLDYLPPEMIESNEHDYTVDIWSLGILCYEFLVGKPPFEEIDKNSTYKRIAKVDLKIPSFLSSEATDLILRLLQKSPKKRITLAEVMNHPWIMNNQQYWPNEN; via the coding sequence ATGTATTGTCGTGTGTTTACCCATTTCTCTCTATATCGGTTATATACACTCCTGGATAACATAAACATAAACAAGACTAACCACAATAAGCTGATCGGGTTACATCAACATAGAGTGAATTATATGCCTAGGAGTATGACTGCGTCATCAAGTCAGCTTAAACGGATAGAGACTCGTATAGAGAGTTTATCGGAATCGTTGTCCAAGTCGAATGCACGTAAACCACTTGGTAAATTTCAGCTAAATACATTCGATAACAACAAGATCACCAAGCTCCAAAATGAGAAAGTGAGACCTCTGAAAAGCTCCCATATACCAGTCAAACTGCCAATACGAAAGAAAGGGCATTCTCCAGCACAGGTATTACAAAATGAGCGTATGGATACAAAATTGTTGTTACAGAAATTGCCTTCGGCAAGCAGACATATGACATtggatgattttgaaattggtaAAGTACTTGGTAAGGGAAAGCTAGGAAAAGTGTACTGTGTTAAACATAAAACATCCGGATATATAGCAGCATTAAAGGTAATGGCCAAAAAAGACCTTATAGACTTGAAGTTGGAAAAGAACTTTCGTCGGGAAATCGAAATACAATCGAATCTAATTCATCCCAAAATATCACGGTTATATGGCTTCTTCTACGACCATAAAAACgtttatttgatattggaATACTCCATTCACGGTGAGTTGTACCATCATTTAAAGGTTCAGAGAAGATTCAATGATGCAACCGCTTCacattatatttatcagGTAGCATTGGCACTCGACTATTTACATACAAAACACATCATTCATCGGGATATCAAAccagaaaatatattgctATCAACAGATAACTGCATCAAGTTGAGTGATTTTGGATGGTCAGTCAAGAGTCTGCCCAGCTCCAGTACCAAAAGACTAACTATATGTGGCACATTGGATTACTTGCCCCCAGAAATGATTGAATCTAATGAACATGATTACACTGTTGATATTTGGTCTTTGGGTATCCTTTGCTACGAGTTTCTCGTTGGGAAACCtccatttgaagaaattgataaaaacTCGACCTATAAACGTATTGCTAAAGTTGATTTAAAAATACCTAGCTTCCTCAGCAGTGAAGCCAcagatttaattttaagaTTGTTACAAAAGTCACCTAAAAAGAGAATAACATTAGCCGAAGTTATGAATCATCCTTGGATCATGAATAATCAACAGTATTGGCCTAATGAAAACTAA
- a CDS encoding DEHA2C04268p (weakly similar to CA2903|IPF11725 Candida albicans), whose protein sequence is MGIKDKLKRTSRIFINDSYAKDDSKNVTGHETTATGAEEPEVKETKEPLETGATEQEGVIEEGNDPVAQEAVAQTDASEGQLPTQDVSAVQDTELANATEPVPPTETIDQSEAVPEPAFAEAEANPEPVVTGSEVPDTNPQTEAAPQVTEPVSEDVPAVPAGEENSAAGSPLGLQEAVNDDAGISRAEGAEGAKDTAKPDLASQGETAKADVQKASKNVNSEVKKDAFFKRFLGKFKKSSAAK, encoded by the coding sequence ATGGGTATTAAAGATAAGTTAAAGAGAACGTCGAGAATTTTTATCAACGATTCTTATGCCAAGGATGATTCCAAGAACGTCACTGGCCATGAAACAACAGCCACAGGTGCAGAGGAACCTGAAGTCAAGGAGACCAAAGAGCCATTAGAAACTGGTGCTACCGAACAAGAAGGCGTTATCGAAGAAGGTAACGACCCAGTTGCTCAAGAAGCCGTCGCACAAACCGATGCCTCCGAGGGTCAATTGCCTACCCAAGACGTTTCGGCCGTCCAAGACACTGAACTTGCCAATGCTACCGAACCAGTTCCACCTACTGAAACAATTGACCAATCCGAAGCAGTTCCAGAACCTGCGTTCGCAGAAGCTGAAGCAAACCCAGAACCTGTAGTTACAGGATCTGAAGTTCCAGACACTAACCCACAAACCGAAGCTGCTCCACAAGTAACTGAGCCAGTATCAGAAGACGTACCAGCTGTACCAGCTGGTGAAGAAAACTCCGCTGCAGGTTCTCCATTAGGACTCCAAGAAGCAGTCAACGACGACGCGGGTATCTCCCGTGCCGAAGGTGCTGAAGGTGCTAAAGACACCGCCAAACCAGACTTGGCCTCGCAGGGCGAAACCGCCAAAGCCGATGTTCAAAAGGCCTCCAAGAATGTTAACAGCGAAGTGAAGAAGGATGCTTTCTTCAAGAGATTTTTAggaaaattcaagaagtcTTCTGCCGCAAAATAA
- a CDS encoding DEHA2C04290p (similar to uniprot|P29295 Saccharomyces cerevisiae YPL204w HRR25 casein kinase I) has protein sequence MDLRVGKKYRIGRKIGSGSFGDIYLGTNIISGEEVAIKLENTKAKHPQLEYEAKVYKALSGGVGIPFVRWYGTECDYNAMVIDLLGPSLEDLFNYCNRKFTYKTVLLLADQLICRIEYIHARCFIHRDIKPDNFLMGIGRRGSQVNVIDFGLAKKYRDPRTHLHIPYRENKNLTGTARYASVNTHLGIEQSRRDDLESLGYVLIYFCRGSLPWQGLKAATKRQKYDRIMEKKMTTPNDILTKGLPKEFLDYMNYIKTLRFDDKPDYPYLRKIFRDLFKRENYRYDYVFDWTLYKFQQEKQREQSQITDDQQNNNDQQQQQQQQQQQQQQQQQQQQQIQQQPQLPPQDINQQNAIPQNMHRTPPSQNQPVQQPGSVPYNSQSPQQQLNPMYQQKPKVRRMPENYSNVNSNQRFNSPSQDDSKPKVVRRINDNQNPQAQQASSNNLSTWL, from the coding sequence ATGGATTTAAGAGTGGGCAAGAAGTATCGGATTGGACGTAAGATTGGGTCGGGGTCGTTTGGAGATATTTATTTAGGGACAAATATCATATCGGGCGAAGAGGTTGCCATCAAATTAGAGAACACCAAAGCAAAGCATCCACAATTAGAATATGAGGCTAAGGTGTACAAAGCATTGAGCGGAGGGGTAGGAATTCCGTTTGTTAGGTGGTATGGTACTGAATGCGACTACAATGCGATGGTGATTGATTTATTGGGACCATCGTTGGAAGATCTCTTCAATTATTGTAATCGAAAGTTCACATACAAGACTGTATTGTTGTTGGCAGACCAGTTGATCTGCAGAATCGAATACATTCACGCCAGATGCTTCATCCATAGAGATATCAAGCCAGACAACTTTTTGATGGGTATAGGTAGAAGGGGATCACAGGTGAATGTTATCGATTTCGGTTTGGCCAAGAAATATAGAGATCCAAGAACTCATTTACATATTCCTTATAGAGAAAATAAGAACTTGACCGGTACTGCCAGATATGCATCCGTTAACACTCACTTGGGGATCGAACAGCTGAGAAGAGATGATTTGGAAAGTTTGGGTTACGTGTTAATTTACTTTTGCAGAGGCTCATTACCATGGCAGGGGTTAAAGGCTGCTACCAAAAGGCAAAAGTACGATAGAATCATGGAAAAGAAGATGACTACCCcaaatgatattttaaCGAAGGGGTTACCAAAAGAATTTTTGGATTACATGAACTACATTAAAACATTGAGATTCGATGATAAGCCTGACTACCCATACTTAAGGAAAATTTTCAGAGATTTGTTCAAAAGAGAAAACTATAGATACGATTATGTTTTCGATTGGACGTTATACAAATTCCAACAAGAAAAACAAAGGGAACAATCACAGATAACTGATGACCAACAAAATAACAATGAccagcaacaacaacaacaacaacaacaacaacaacaacaacaacaacaacagcagcagcaacaGATACAACAACAACCACAATTACCACCACAAGatataaatcaacaaaatgcTATACCTCAAAACATGCACCGTACTCCCCCATCTCAAAATCAACCGGTCCAGCAACCAGGTTCTGTGCCATATAACTCGCAATCCCCACAACAACAATTGAATCCTATGTACCAACAGAAACCGAAAGTTAGAAGAATGCCcgaaaattattcaaatgttAATAGTAACCAACGCTTTAATAGTCCTTCTCAGGATGATTCAAAACCTAAGGTTGTCCGTCGTATAAATGATAATCAAAATCCGCAAGCTCAACAAGCTTCATCAAACAATCTCTCTACTTGGCTTTAG
- a CDS encoding DEHA2C04312p (similar to uniprot|Q12211 Saccharomyces cerevisiae YPL212c PUS1 pseudouridine synthase): MMKWMNSFIKGVSRISGLVPVKVIKETTQIKDSRKIQAIKRRGNIRSRSEFTPRVDESGNPLPKSERRPKKKVACMIGYCGTGYNGMQIQNNLDVKTIEGDLFQAFVKAGAISPENADDLKKNGFMRAARTDKGVHAAGNVISCKLIIEDEDILEKINKELPDQIRVWGIERTNKSFDCRKMCSSRVYEYLLPTYSFLSPKPKTVLSELVKKDKADHPGIVRDDAEGDKWWAETSQAILDSGISQDDVNKAQAILESTNNFDNENSEINKEDTKLYNENGEITETGRLIKSIKQIENKRRRSYSVSKERLELFREAMKQYEGSHNFHNFTLGKLYKDPSARRYMKLTTVSDPFVIEGTEWVSIKIHGQSFMLHQIRKMISMAVLVIRTGCPISRIQDCFGPTKINIPKAPALGLLLENPVYEGYNGMLEKFGYNKIEFEPYKEEIDKFKMKFIYDKIYGEEVKENVFYGFFGFVDTFKGNIESKEGKHIFDFLGAVFESGISKDNNKVVEANKEDQDDAPAKPQDNVD; encoded by the exons ATGATGAAGTGGATGAATCTGTTTATAAAAGGGGTCAGCAGGATAAGTGGACTCGTGCCCGTCAAGGTGATAAAAGAGACAACTCAAATAAAagattcaagaaaaattcagGCGATAAAAAGGAGAGGGAACATAAGGTCACGTAG TGAATTTACCCCAAGAGTAGATGAAAGTGGTAACCCATTGCCAAAATCGGAAAGAAGACCTAAGAAGAAGGTTGCATGTATGATTGGATACTGTGGAACTGGATACAATGGTATGCAGATCCAAAACAATCTTGATGTTAAGACTATTGAAGGAGATTTATTCCAAGCCTTTGTTAAAGCCGGTGCGATCTCTCCAGAAAATGCGGACgatttaaagaagaatggtTTTATGAGAGCTGCCAGAACTGATAAAGGGGTTCATGCTGCAGGTAATGTCATCTCATGTAAGTTAATTATCGAAGACGAAGATATTTTAGAGAAGATCAACAAGGAATTACCAGACCAAATTAGAGTTTGGGGTATCGAGAGAACCAACAAATCGTTCGATTGTCGTAAGATGTGTTCTTCAAGAGTATACGAGTATTTATTACCTACTTACAGTTTCTTATCACCAAAGCCTAAGACTGTTTTATCCGAATTGGTTAAAAAAGATAAGGCTGACCATCCAGGAATAGTTAGAGATGACGCTGAAGGGGACAAATGGTGGGCTGAAACTTCCCAAGCTATTTTAGACAGTGGAATTTCCCAAGATGATGTCAACAAAGCACAAGCTATCTTGGAATCCACTaacaattttgataatgaaaattccGAAATTAACAAGGAAGACACTAAGTTATACAACGAGAACGGTGAAATAACCGAAACCGGAAGATTGATTAAATCTATTAAGCAAATCGAGAAcaagagaagaagatctTATAGTGTGTCTAAAGAGAGATTGGAATTATTCCGTGAAGCCATGAAACAATATGAAGGTTCTCATAATTTCCATAATTTCACTTTAGGTAAGTTATATAAGGATCCTTCCGCAAGAAGATATATGAAGTTGACTACTGTATCTGATCCGTTTGTTATTGAAGGTACTGAATGGGTTTCAATCAAGATTCACGGACAATCGTTTATGTTACatcaaattagaaaaatGATTTCCATGGCAGTTCTAGTAATTAGAACTGGGTGTCCAATTTCAAGAATCCAAGATTGCTTCGGTCCAactaaaataaatattccaaaagCCCCTGCTCTTGGTTTATTACTTGAGAATCCTGTCTACGAAGGATATAACGGTATGTTAGAAAAATTCGGctataataaaattgaatttgaaccTTACAAAGAAGAGATcgataaattcaaaatgaagttCATTTATGATAAAATCTATGGTGAAGAAGTTAAAGAGAATGTATTTTATGGGTTCTTTGGATTCGTTGATACATTTAAAGGAAATATCGAATCGAAAGAAGGCAAGCACATTTTCGATTTCTTAGGCGCAGTATTCGAATCGGGTATTAGCaaggataataataaagttgTAGAAGCAAATAAGGAAGATCAAGATGATGCCCCTGCTAAACCTCAGGATAACGTTGATTAG
- a CDS encoding ribosome biogenesis protein NIP7 (highly similar to uniprot|Q08962 Saccharomyces cerevisiae YPL211w NIP7 required for efficient 60S ribosome subunit biogenesis) — MRSLTEEETKIVFEKLANYIGRNISFLIDNPTNPHVFRLQKDRVYYVSEQIANFATSVSRHQLMSIGTCFGKFTKTGKFRLHITALPYLAQYAKFKVWIKTNGEMPFLYGNHVLKAHIGRMSDDIPEHAGVIVYSMNDVPLGFGVSAKSTNEARALQPTGIVAFRQGDIGEYLREEDTLFA; from the coding sequence ATGAGATCCttaacagaagaagaaacaaagatTGTGTTCGAGAAGTTGGCGAACTATATTGGTAGAAATATTTCGTTTTTAATTGACAATCCAACGAACCCTCATGTTTTCCGTTTGCAGAAAGATAGAGTATACTATGTATCAGAACAAATAGCAAATTTTGCTACTTCAGTGTCAAGACACCAGTTAATGTCGATCGGTACTTGTTTTGGGAAGTTTACCAAGACTGGGAAGTTTAGATTACATATCACTGCTTTACCATACTTAGCACAATACGCAAAGTTTAAGGTCTGGATTAAGACCAACGGTGAGATGCCTTTCTTGTACGGTAACCATGTATTGAAGGCCCATATTGGTAGAATGTCAGACGATATTCCAGAACATGCGGGTGTCATAGTTTACTCGATGAACGATGTTCCGTTAGGGTTTGGGGTAAGTGCTAAGTCGACTAATGAAGCTAGGGCATTACAGCCAACTGGTATTGTTGCATTCAGACAAGGAGATATTGGTGAATATTTGAGAGAAGAAGATACGTTATTCGCTTAA
- a CDS encoding DEHA2C04356p (weakly similar to uniprot|Q01163 Saccharomyces cerevisiae YGL129C RSM23 Mitochondrial ribosomal protein of the small subunit), with protein sequence MLKLSFDTLSRTASKQVPTNVIRSFSGSAYVFAKAAPKSKDGKKKAKQGFKNKGPESKTAKVKKGGMTHLKFKDAVRSLKFEKSATDFSQLNIKDISYESLKSITSTVVKYDDYTEKVLQDLDSFKKYQYHELFSKPVSMVSDNTMKLDEQFISKLESPSKDNRLCLLGEKGVGKSVLLSQAKALAISKYNKDVILLHLDHPQKIVEGSSDYVYNKRIEKYQQPMFTKRWVKKLRASNEEIFKKLPLTRDISFTAKKKEYDLKKDENTLYEFLLYNHDFGKVGPTSAFNFLIEEIMHHSEKVPVLVSIDDFNTLTGETLTKYRHPDFEPIHFTEFEMGSFILKLASGELSFAKGGVLLAESKDISYGHTLPVGLGLEQYDPYYKQHQCDFEVANSLLSNGGVSSMTVENLTKNQCRELYNFWDATGVLRVREYPSNEDYKTSEQIADEQAAKRSGEEEEKYIYDPEEQFEKLVQNNFTISSGNPGHLIKTTTLSY encoded by the coding sequence ATGTTAAAATTGTCATTTGATACGTTGTCTAGGACAGCAAGTAAACAGGTTCCAACAAATGTGATAAGATCATTTAGTGGGTCTGCGTATGTGTTTGCAAAGGCAGCACCAAAGCTGAAAGATGGTAAGAAGAAGGCTAAACAAGGGTTCAAGAATAAAGGGCCGGAATCTAAGACCGCAAAGGTAAAGAAGGGTGGTATGACgcatttgaaatttaaGGATGCTGTTCGTTCATTGAAGTTTGAAAAGTCAGCTACCGATTTCtcacaattgaatattaaagaCATATCGTACGAGTCATTGAAATCGATCACATCCACAGTTGTCAAGTATGACGATTATACGGAAAAGGTGTTACAGGATCTTGATTCGTTTAAGAAGTATCAGTATCATGAATTGTTCAGCAAGCCTGTTTCCATGGTGTCTGACAATACCATGAAGCTCGACGAGCAATTTATATCAAAGTTGGAATCTCCTAGTAAAGACAACAGATTATGCTTATTAGGTGAAAAGGGTGTAGGGAAGTCTGTGTTACTTTCTCAGGCTAAGGCGTTGGCCATTTCTAAATACAACAAGGATGTTATCCTTTTACATTTGGACCACCCACAGAAAATTGTCGAAGGTTCCAGTGACTATGTTTACAACAAAAGGATAGAGAAGTACCAACAACCAATGTTTACTAAGAGATGGGTCAAGAAGTTGCGTGCTTCTAACGAAGagattttcaagaaattaccATTGACGAGAGATATTTCTTTCACCgctaagaagaaggaaTACGACTTAAAGAAGGACGAAAATACTTTGTATGAATTCCTCTTGTATAACCATGATTTTGGTAAAGTGGGTCCAACCTCAGCATTCAACTTTTTAATCGAAGAAATCATGCATCATTCCGAGAAGGTTCCTGTCcttgtttcaattgatgatttcaacACATTAACTGGTGAAACATTAACTAAGTACCGTCACCCAGACTTTGAGCCAATTCATTTCACCGAGTTCGAAATGGGTAgttttatattgaaattggcCAGCGGTGAATTGAGTTTTGCCAAGGGTGGTGTCTTATTAGCTGAATCAAAGGACATTTCCTACGGCCACACCTTACCAGTTGGTTTAGGTCTCGAACAGTACGATCCATACTACAAGCAGCACCAATGTGACTTTGAAGTTGCCAACAGCTTATTGCTGAATGGTGGTGTATCCTCTATGACCGTGGAAAACCTCACTAAGAATCAATGCAGAGAACTCTACAACTTTTGGGATGCCACTGGTGTTTTAAGGGTCAGAGAATATCCTTCCAATGAAGACTATAAGACATCTGAACAAATTGCAGATGAACAAGCTGCTAAGAGATCTGgagaggaagaagaaaaatacaTTTACGACCCAGAagaacaatttgaaaaattagttCAAAATAACTTCACAATTTCTTCAGGTAACCCAGGCCACTTGATTAAAACCACCACTTTATCATATTAG
- a CDS encoding DEHA2C04378p (similar to uniprot|P53166 Saccharomyces cerevisiae YGL064c MRH4 Mitochondrial RNA helicase) produces the protein MTLKIGGIVPIVRVMRDTIIQRPVSTFVRYHSKRSRSFKKKANHKPGQVIRSKLGKTLEAPKTQPKLFSFGNFSGLDQPENKLKEMSSNAIKNITSFESLRIFPTVRSAMLEEIKYGYNLKSTYIKSKEELEIKPSPVQIAAIRKINQPRLRNVNAEKKLADKKASGQEILEDLQKSNEMNRLKIFTIAAETGSGKTWAYLAPLLSKLKEEDMRVFNMSEQSYADAKKTSIIRSVILLPTHELVEQVYDSLKRASKASIDLEASVNKKILQDPQYARYLSLPENQTSLNLNVVKWGSGDSHQKLFDAGRKRIDVLVTTPAKIQGLAKLNNVSRPFRLFNFVEYCVVDEADTLMDKSWIVDTTSVIRRLSKCKDLIFCSATIPKEFKKTLGKMFPDEFSIINIVTPSLHKIPKQINLKVIDAQLSPYNGSKTRCLAQALYAIHNDGTEQGYVKRILVFVNEKRDVQPLADTLIEKFGHREEDIIGITGADNADDRLAKIEPFLKPAELLEEDLDGSKVKVLITTDLLARGLNFNGIKNVILMDLPNTSVDLVHRVGRTGRMRQSGRVFVIIDKKTGKSWIKGLPKVIKKGIPLG, from the coding sequence ATGACTTTGAAAATAGGAGGTATTGTTCCTATTGTAAGAGTCATGCGGGACACAATTATTCAACGACCGGTTAGTACGTTTGTACGATACCATTCTAAAAGATCAAGATCATTTAAGAAGAAAGCTAACCACAAACCTGGTCAAGTGATTAGATCGAAGCTAGGGAAGACGTTAGAAGCTCCGAAGACACAACCGAAATTGTTTTCGTTTGGGAATTTTTCTGGGTTGGACCAACCGGAGAATAAGCTCAAGGAGATGTCGAGTAATGCCATAAAGAACATTACGTCATTCGAGTCTTTGAGAATCTTTCCAACCGTTAGATCGGCAATGCTCGAGGAGATCAAATATGGGtacaatttgaaaagtaCCTATATTAAAAGTAAGGAGGAATTGGAAATCAAGCCTTCTCCTGTACAAATTGCTGCTATTAGGAAAATTAACCAACCAAGACTTCGTAATGTGAACGCAGAGAAGAAGCTTGCAGACAAAAAGGCTTCGGGGCAAGAAATTTTGGAGGATTTGCAGAAATCCAACGAAATGAATAGGTTGAAGATTTTCACGATTGCTGCTGAAACAGGATCCGGTAAAACCTGGGCATATTTGGCGCCGCTTCTCAGTAAGTTAAAGGAAGAGGATATGAGGGTTTTCAATATGTCTGAGCAGAGCTATGCTGACGCAAAGAAGACTTCGATTATCAGATCAGTTATTTTGTTGCCTACTCATGAATTGGTTGAACAAGTATACGATTCTCTTAAACGTGCATCCAAGGCCTCCATTGATTTGGAAGCTAGTGTCAATAAAAAGATCTTACAAGATCCCCAATATGCTCGATACCTTTCGTTACCTGAAAACCAAACTTCGTTAAATTTGAACGTTGTAAAATGGGGATCTGGTGATTCTCATCAGAAGCTTTTCGATGCCGGCAGAAAGAGAATTGATGTTTTAGTTACAACTCCAGCTAAGATTCAAGGCCTTGCTAAATTGAACAACGTCAGCCGTCCGTTCAGACTATTTAATTTTGTGGAATACTGTGTTGTTGATGAGGCCGATACTTTGATGGATAAATCTTGGATTGTAGACACAACGTCTGTTATCCGTAGACTATCCAAATGTAAAGATTTAATCTTTTGCTCGGCAACCATTCCGAAGGAGTTTAAGAAAACTCTCGGTAAGATGTTTCCTGACGAATTTTCGATCATTAACATAGTAACGCCTTCCTTACACAAGATTCCAAAACAAATTAACCTTAAGGTTATTGATGCGCAATTATCACCATATAATGGCTCTAAGACCAGATGTCTCGCTCAAGCATTATATGCTATTCATAATGATGGTACTGAACAAGGTTATGTTAAGCGTATTTTAGTATTTGTCAATGAAAAGCGAGACGTTCAGCCATTAGCCGATACTttgattgaaaagtttGGTCATAGAGAAGAGGATATTATTGGTATAACCGGTGCCGATAATGCTGACGACAGATTAGCTAAAATAGAACCATTCTTGAAACCAGCCGAGTTGCTAGAAGAAGATCTTGATGGCAGTAAAGTCAAGGTTTTGATTACAACTGATTTACTTGCTAGAGGTTTGAACTTTAATGGTATTAAGAATGTTATTTTAATGGATTTGCCAAATACGTCGGTTGATCTAGTTCATCGTGTCGGAAGAACCGGTAGAATGAGACAATCTGGTAGAGTCTTCGTTATCATTGATAAAAAGACCGGTAAATCGTGGATTAAAGGGTTACCCAAGGTCATTAAGAAGGGTATTCCATTGGGTTAA